A stretch of the Streptosporangium sp. NBC_01755 genome encodes the following:
- a CDS encoding argininosuccinate lyase: MCADRRRHDSASGLTGRISAGPDELVRREVLRPQLEFEAEHLLPGYLRLEQVLLLEYHRMGLLSTIDVATIAPVLSELDSETVRNLADAAMSDIAFTIERYAIERIGDIAPAWHVDRSRNDLQATAQAIYGRDRVLDTVDDLIGLGRAAHQLACREIDTMMPGYTHSQPAQVASAGFYFSAMSAQVLHSLHRMDTVYASVDTSPMGAGAMTGGELDWDRTRMARLLGFSSGDGHALIGVATRDWALEATAELCLIGVSLSRFATDLLTWSGAGYGFIDLPDEFSGISSAMPQKKNFPVLERLRGRTAQLAAGFVGVVLGQRATPFSNTIEVSKEAGTHVPLVFDQAGSVLRLFTAVLAGLRLRTDRLREVCETEYLGGLSLANRLCLDAGVPWRTAQVIAGRYIVAAVDRGLTPAEPDAVLLEQVGRDAGFEVTDAERLLTQAFDVDKALSAKRTTGSASGQSVRAMLNQQAADFDLVQQRWTARRRRITAAYATTDRLLQALTESTDLQEPPRDL; the protein is encoded by the coding sequence GTGTGCGCGGATAGGCGTCGGCACGACAGCGCGTCCGGGTTGACCGGGCGGATCAGTGCGGGCCCTGACGAGCTGGTGCGGCGCGAAGTGCTGCGCCCGCAGCTGGAGTTCGAGGCCGAGCACCTGCTACCCGGCTATCTCCGGCTGGAACAGGTGCTGTTGCTGGAATACCATCGGATGGGCCTGCTCAGTACCATCGACGTCGCCACGATCGCACCGGTTTTGTCCGAGTTGGACAGCGAAACAGTCCGGAATCTCGCCGATGCGGCGATGAGCGACATCGCGTTCACCATCGAGCGGTACGCCATCGAGCGGATCGGCGACATCGCGCCCGCGTGGCACGTGGATCGCAGTCGCAACGATCTACAGGCCACCGCGCAGGCGATCTACGGCCGCGACCGTGTGCTGGACACCGTCGACGATCTGATCGGTCTCGGCAGGGCCGCGCATCAGCTGGCCTGCCGTGAGATCGACACCATGATGCCCGGGTACACGCATTCGCAGCCGGCGCAGGTCGCCAGCGCGGGGTTCTACTTCTCCGCGATGTCCGCTCAGGTGTTGCACAGCCTGCACCGCATGGACACCGTGTACGCCTCCGTCGACACCTCGCCGATGGGCGCGGGCGCGATGACCGGCGGCGAGCTCGACTGGGACCGGACACGGATGGCGCGGCTGCTCGGCTTCAGCTCCGGGGACGGGCACGCGCTGATCGGCGTGGCGACCCGCGACTGGGCGCTGGAGGCCACCGCGGAGCTGTGCCTGATCGGCGTGTCGCTCAGCCGGTTCGCTACCGACCTGTTGACCTGGAGCGGCGCGGGTTACGGCTTCATCGACCTGCCCGACGAGTTCAGCGGGATCTCCTCGGCCATGCCGCAGAAGAAGAACTTCCCGGTGCTGGAGCGCCTGCGCGGCCGGACCGCCCAGCTGGCTGCCGGGTTCGTGGGCGTGGTGCTCGGACAGCGTGCGACGCCGTTCAGCAACACAATCGAGGTGTCCAAGGAGGCAGGTACGCACGTCCCCTTGGTGTTCGACCAGGCAGGCTCGGTCCTGCGATTGTTCACGGCCGTCTTGGCCGGCTTGCGGCTACGGACCGACCGCCTGCGTGAGGTCTGCGAGACCGAGTACCTCGGTGGTCTCAGCCTGGCCAATCGACTGTGTCTCGACGCAGGCGTGCCTTGGCGTACCGCGCAGGTGATCGCGGGCCGCTACATCGTCGCCGCCGTTGACCGAGGGCTGACGCCTGCCGAGCCGGACGCCGTCCTGCTCGAACAGGTGGGTCGGGATGCAGGTTTCGAGGTGACCGACGCCGAGCGGCTGTTGACGCAGGCGTTCGATGTGGACAAGGCATTGTCGGCGAAGCGCACGACAGGTTCGGCCAGTGGGCAGAGCGTGCGCGCCATGTTGAACCAGCAGGCCGCCGACTTCGACTTGGTGCAACAACGCTGGACGGCCCGCCGTCGCCGGATCACCGCGGCCTACGCCACGACAGACCGATTACTCCAAGCGCTCACCGAATCCACCGATCTGCAGGAGCCACCGCGTGATCTGTGA
- a CDS encoding alpha/beta fold hydrolase, giving the protein MAPASVRRPRRRRPAGGKPVARVLLLHGLGCTTSMWEPLDRYLPDDVELWDVKLPWHGIESADWSRQCDPVSLLVDSMDTGEAGRFDAVVAHSYAANLLIEAMSEGRLAPGAVVLVSPFHRHSAADFDWPTISYYLNDFHRIFAEALDIGARGIPEVWRAAAALHVRDQIGVYGWMRFFEAYLRSPFVDLSTIDASVLVITGQDDIATRASDGRQLAAALPEGRFELIEDCGHFPMAQQPGRFASLVHGFLREALSLPIVSPITMPGVDVNPTAPQTPIAAGLAAGEPTTTTLRPRYEGSNICTWIGFKHVNYLVEEAVLDHLRQRGYPAGELYERYGICVDIADIDTRMWTAYHIDDVAVATVRPVASKGGAQLRFVVEMIAQRETPVKTVTSKVAVTLRNDPRGFPAEAAPAELGPHIVERLGERLGERLGEPVAPIEIIGDDPLKQLIGDANAFGWVWRMPYFYCHFTERVQMTGYLRLMEEVVDLFLQERGVSIKTLLDEQNWIPVVPSSKVRILDEAWMENEVYTVFTVEEVFKRLTYTARMDCYVKRDGKLVQVATGKITHGYAVIENRRDWSQVDFDDRLAKALTGGAGSAARAGRGQ; this is encoded by the coding sequence GTGGCACCAGCGAGTGTCCGGCGGCCAAGGCGCAGGCGGCCGGCCGGCGGCAAGCCAGTGGCCCGGGTGCTGTTGTTGCACGGACTGGGCTGCACGACCAGCATGTGGGAGCCGCTCGACCGGTACCTGCCCGATGACGTCGAGTTGTGGGATGTGAAACTTCCCTGGCACGGTATCGAAAGCGCGGACTGGAGTCGGCAGTGTGATCCGGTCTCCCTGCTGGTCGACTCGATGGACACCGGTGAGGCGGGCCGATTCGACGCTGTCGTCGCGCACTCGTACGCGGCGAACCTGCTGATCGAGGCGATGTCGGAGGGCAGGCTCGCGCCGGGGGCCGTGGTGCTGGTCAGCCCGTTTCACCGGCACAGCGCCGCCGACTTCGACTGGCCGACGATCTCCTACTACCTCAACGATTTCCACCGTATCTTCGCTGAGGCGCTGGACATCGGCGCCCGCGGCATCCCGGAGGTGTGGCGCGCCGCGGCCGCGCTGCACGTCCGAGACCAGATCGGCGTATACGGCTGGATGCGCTTTTTCGAGGCGTATCTTCGGTCGCCGTTCGTTGATCTGTCCACGATTGACGCTTCGGTGCTCGTTATCACCGGGCAAGACGACATCGCCACCCGGGCCTCCGACGGCAGGCAGCTGGCCGCGGCCCTGCCGGAGGGCCGGTTCGAGCTGATCGAGGACTGCGGTCATTTCCCGATGGCCCAGCAACCGGGCCGGTTCGCCTCACTCGTGCACGGCTTCCTGCGTGAGGCCCTGTCCCTGCCGATTGTTTCTCCCATCACCATGCCTGGAGTCGATGTGAACCCGACAGCCCCTCAGACCCCGATCGCGGCGGGCCTCGCCGCGGGGGAGCCGACCACCACCACGCTCAGGCCCCGGTATGAGGGGTCGAACATCTGCACCTGGATCGGTTTCAAGCACGTCAACTATCTGGTCGAGGAAGCGGTGCTCGATCACCTGAGGCAGCGCGGGTATCCGGCGGGCGAGCTCTATGAGCGGTACGGCATCTGCGTTGACATCGCAGACATCGACACTCGCATGTGGACCGCGTACCACATCGACGACGTCGCCGTGGCAACCGTGCGGCCGGTCGCCTCGAAGGGCGGTGCGCAGCTGCGGTTCGTGGTCGAGATGATCGCCCAGCGTGAGACGCCGGTGAAGACCGTGACCTCGAAGGTCGCTGTCACCCTGCGAAACGATCCGCGGGGGTTTCCGGCCGAGGCCGCGCCGGCCGAGCTGGGGCCGCACATCGTCGAGCGGCTCGGCGAGCGGCTCGGCGAGCGGCTCGGCGAGCCGGTCGCGCCGATCGAGATCATCGGCGATGACCCGCTCAAGCAGCTGATCGGCGACGCCAACGCCTTTGGCTGGGTCTGGCGGATGCCGTACTTCTACTGCCACTTCACCGAGCGTGTGCAGATGACCGGCTACCTGCGGCTGATGGAGGAGGTCGTCGACCTGTTCCTCCAGGAGCGCGGCGTGTCCATCAAGACACTGCTCGATGAGCAGAACTGGATCCCGGTGGTGCCCTCGTCCAAGGTCAGGATCTTGGACGAGGCGTGGATGGAGAACGAGGTCTACACGGTTTTCACCGTGGAGGAGGTGTTCAAGCGATTGACCTACACCGCGCGGATGGACTGCTACGTCAAGCGGGACGGAAAGCTGGTCCAGGTCGCCACCGGTAAGATCACCCATGGTTACGCGGTGATCGAGAACCGGCGTGACTGGAGCCAGGTCGACTTCGACGACCGGCTGGCCAAGGCGCTCACCGGTGGCGCGGGCTCGGCGGCACGGGCGGGGCGAGGTCAATGA
- a CDS encoding beta-ketoacyl synthase N-terminal-like domain-containing protein, giving the protein MSAPTVSSTVDGKTSAGQLVLSAWSTLSPYGVGGEAFSAGIRAGRSAVRPLDRDAFPGPFTRGGVLADFSPAGFLGKRGTRAMDRLTALAIGTLGLIVEECGPQLTADAERIGLVLGTGSGSIQSIMDFTRDSLAGRKPYHVDSALFPNTVMNKAAGQSAIWHGIKGPNTTITGDWSTCLLALSYAIRLVRGGQCDRVLCGAVEEHSAQRAWLEWHAGASHSQRPALAEGGAFFLLETLAGARNAGRTPVARVLSTRFRGVGDPADPRAALAACVKAAVEQAGVRGEDVRVVAPSAAEGDIGSAEKAGITDVLGATAKWVGCRSLIGDASSVSTGFQIAAALSVAESFGDNDLALVTTIDRDGTVGCALLGGYGAGS; this is encoded by the coding sequence ATGAGCGCGCCGACGGTTTCCTCCACTGTGGACGGCAAGACATCGGCGGGGCAGCTTGTCTTGTCGGCCTGGTCCACGCTTTCTCCCTACGGGGTGGGCGGCGAGGCCTTCAGTGCGGGCATTCGTGCCGGCCGAAGCGCCGTCCGCCCGTTGGACCGGGATGCGTTTCCCGGACCGTTCACGCGGGGCGGTGTGCTGGCCGACTTCTCACCTGCCGGGTTCCTCGGTAAGCGAGGCACCCGTGCGATGGACCGGCTGACCGCGCTGGCGATCGGCACGCTGGGCCTGATCGTCGAGGAATGCGGTCCGCAGCTGACCGCGGACGCCGAGCGGATCGGCCTGGTGCTTGGAACCGGTTCGGGCAGCATTCAGTCCATCATGGACTTCACCCGGGACTCGCTGGCCGGCAGGAAGCCCTACCACGTCGACTCGGCCCTGTTCCCGAACACCGTGATGAACAAGGCCGCCGGGCAGAGCGCGATCTGGCACGGCATCAAGGGGCCGAACACCACCATCACCGGTGACTGGAGCACGTGTCTGCTCGCGCTGAGCTACGCGATACGACTGGTCCGCGGCGGGCAATGCGATCGTGTTCTTTGTGGAGCGGTCGAGGAGCACTCGGCTCAACGGGCCTGGCTGGAGTGGCATGCGGGCGCGAGCCACAGCCAAAGGCCCGCGCTTGCCGAGGGGGGCGCGTTCTTCCTGCTGGAAACGTTGGCTGGAGCAAGGAACGCGGGGCGTACCCCGGTCGCCCGGGTGCTGTCGACGCGATTTCGTGGCGTCGGCGACCCCGCGGACCCGAGGGCGGCGCTGGCCGCTTGCGTCAAGGCGGCTGTGGAACAGGCGGGCGTGCGCGGTGAGGACGTGCGTGTTGTGGCGCCGTCCGCTGCCGAGGGGGACATCGGTAGCGCGGAGAAAGCCGGAATCACCGACGTGCTCGGCGCGACGGCGAAGTGGGTGGGCTGCAGGTCGCTCATCGGGGACGCCTCCTCGGTGTCCACCGGGTTTCAGATCGCGGCGGCGCTGTCGGTCGCCGAATCGTTCGGTGACAACGATCTGGCGTTGGTCACCACGATCGACCGTGACGGCACGGTCGGGTGCGCGTTGCTCGGCGGATACGGAGCCGGGTCATGA
- a CDS encoding beta-ketoacyl-[acyl-carrier-protein] synthase family protein, with protein sequence MYDERQPPRRVVITGLGVVTSIGVGVSDFLAGLRSGRSGVKPITSFDTSGYAYANGTEITGFRAEDWIVNVDPGRLGRAGQFSAAAANLAVADASMSLKEVRARRVLVSIGTTDGESRDLDNLAVEQFESGPERLSPVLAGRIQAGRLSTSIVRELGLTDVEAVTIPTACAAGNYAIGYGVDAIRAGDVEMVLAGGVDALCRKTFAGFYRLGAMAPEVCQPFDKDRKGILTGEGAGILVMESLESAKARGARIYAELLGYGLNCDALSPVAPDRSSLARCMQLAHRNAGVKPQDIDFISAHGTGTRANDQTEVEAIMEAFGDTPPPTVSIKGMLGHTMGAASALATAACALAITEGFIPPTINHNETDPACQVDCVPNVARAAEVRVAQNNSLAFGGNNAVVIVGRHEEA encoded by the coding sequence GTGTACGACGAACGCCAGCCACCGCGCCGGGTGGTGATTACAGGTCTTGGCGTGGTCACCAGTATCGGCGTCGGTGTCTCCGACTTCCTGGCCGGCCTGCGGTCCGGTCGTAGCGGCGTCAAGCCGATCACGTCGTTCGACACGAGCGGCTACGCGTACGCGAACGGTACCGAGATCACCGGGTTTCGTGCGGAGGACTGGATCGTCAACGTCGATCCCGGCCGGCTCGGCCGGGCCGGTCAGTTCTCCGCCGCGGCCGCCAACCTCGCGGTGGCCGACGCGTCGATGTCGCTCAAGGAGGTGCGCGCCAGGCGGGTCCTGGTCTCCATCGGTACGACGGATGGAGAGTCAAGGGATCTGGACAACCTGGCCGTCGAGCAGTTCGAGTCGGGTCCCGAGCGGCTCAGCCCGGTGCTGGCCGGCCGGATCCAGGCAGGCAGACTCTCCACGAGCATCGTGCGCGAGCTTGGCCTGACCGATGTGGAGGCGGTCACCATCCCCACGGCGTGCGCGGCGGGCAACTACGCGATCGGCTACGGCGTGGACGCGATCCGCGCCGGTGACGTGGAGATGGTGCTCGCCGGCGGCGTGGACGCCTTGTGCCGTAAGACCTTCGCCGGGTTCTACCGGCTCGGCGCGATGGCACCCGAGGTGTGCCAGCCGTTCGACAAGGACCGCAAGGGCATCCTCACCGGTGAGGGGGCGGGCATCTTGGTGATGGAGAGTCTGGAGTCGGCGAAGGCCCGCGGTGCCCGGATCTACGCCGAGTTACTGGGCTACGGGCTGAACTGTGACGCGCTCAGCCCGGTCGCGCCGGACCGCAGCAGCCTTGCCCGGTGCATGCAGCTGGCGCACCGCAACGCGGGTGTCAAGCCGCAGGACATCGATTTCATCTCCGCGCACGGCACAGGGACGAGGGCCAACGACCAGACCGAGGTCGAGGCGATCATGGAGGCGTTCGGCGACACGCCGCCGCCGACCGTGTCCATCAAGGGCATGCTGGGCCACACGATGGGGGCCGCGAGCGCGCTGGCCACCGCGGCGTGCGCGCTGGCGATCACCGAGGGATTCATTCCGCCGACGATCAACCACAACGAGACCGACCCGGCGTGCCAGGTGGACTGTGTGCCGAACGTGGCGCGGGCCGCGGAGGTCCGAGTGGCGCAGAACAACTCGCTGGCGTTCGGCGGTAACAACGCGGTGGTCATCGTCGGGCGGCACGAGGAGGCGTGA
- the fabG gene encoding 3-oxoacyl-ACP reductase FabG — protein sequence MRPVALVTGGSRGIGGSVVTRLAADGYDVAFCYRSNKEAADLVVGQVAEGASVLAEQVDVTELGAVRQFVRRAEKELGPLGAVVSCAGIIRDNPLVMMSEEDWHTVLRTNLDSTYNVCSVAVFGMIKRRAGSIVTLSSVAGVYGNAAQTNYSASKAGIIGFTRALAKESGRYGIRANVVAPGLIETDMTASMAGKARSGIAERIPLGRFGRPEEVADLVSFLVSERSSYITGQVLGIDGGLVV from the coding sequence ATGCGTCCTGTGGCATTGGTGACGGGTGGTTCACGCGGGATCGGCGGCAGTGTCGTGACCCGTCTGGCGGCCGATGGATATGATGTCGCGTTCTGCTACCGCTCCAACAAGGAGGCCGCCGACCTGGTCGTCGGGCAGGTTGCCGAGGGTGCTTCGGTGCTCGCCGAGCAGGTGGATGTCACGGAGTTGGGTGCGGTCAGGCAATTCGTCCGCCGGGCCGAGAAGGAACTCGGCCCGCTCGGCGCGGTGGTCTCGTGCGCGGGGATCATCCGCGACAACCCGCTCGTGATGATGAGCGAAGAGGACTGGCACACGGTATTGCGTACCAATCTCGACTCCACGTACAACGTTTGCAGTGTGGCGGTGTTCGGGATGATCAAGCGTAGGGCGGGTTCGATCGTCACGCTGTCTTCTGTGGCGGGTGTGTATGGGAACGCCGCGCAGACCAATTACTCGGCGTCCAAGGCGGGCATTATCGGTTTCACTCGTGCGCTGGCCAAGGAGTCGGGCCGGTATGGTATCCGGGCCAATGTCGTGGCGCCCGGTCTTATCGAGACCGACATGACGGCGTCCATGGCGGGTAAGGCGCGTTCGGGAATCGCGGAGCGGATTCCGCTTGGCCGGTTCGGTAGGCCGGAGGAGGTCGCCGATCTGGTGTCCTTCCTCGTTTCGGAGCGTTCCAGCTATATCACCGGTCAGGTATTGGGGATCGACGGCGGTCTCGTTGTCTGA
- a CDS encoding 3-hydroxyacyl-ACP dehydratase FabZ family protein, which yields MTAAQVSGVTVTVDVSPDDPVFAGHYPGFPILPGLFLVEYVNSAFRDMCAARGADPVRPVALERVRFMRPVYPGDQVRLELAVEQVGGFTRCSASAVVNEERVAEIRVRYPAVTA from the coding sequence ATGACGGCCGCGCAGGTGAGCGGAGTCACTGTCACCGTGGACGTTTCCCCGGACGATCCGGTGTTCGCCGGCCATTACCCGGGCTTTCCGATCCTGCCCGGCCTGTTCCTGGTGGAGTACGTCAACTCGGCCTTTCGTGATATGTGCGCCGCCCGCGGCGCGGATCCGGTGCGCCCCGTCGCGCTGGAGAGGGTCCGGTTCATGCGGCCGGTCTACCCCGGCGACCAGGTGAGGCTTGAGCTGGCCGTCGAGCAGGTGGGCGGGTTCACCCGGTGTTCGGCGTCGGCCGTGGTCAACGAGGAGCGGGTCGCTGAGATCCGCGTGCGCTACCCGGCGGTGACGGCATGA
- a CDS encoding 3-hydroxyacyl-ACP dehydratase FabZ family protein: protein MIGVAEIKQIIPHRYPILLLDRVIEVRPGESLVAHKAITCAEPCYQNTDDYAYPVSLLVESWAQAAVLLACWETPNPDVLAGKVELAAGIKNVDLLEPVFPGEVLEHHVQILRNVADAAIVAGSSFVGGRKVLEVGSFSVALRGVEVLMRPGGD, encoded by the coding sequence ATGATCGGAGTCGCGGAGATCAAACAGATCATTCCGCACCGGTACCCGATTCTTCTCCTGGACCGGGTAATCGAGGTGCGGCCGGGTGAGAGTCTGGTGGCGCACAAGGCGATCACGTGCGCTGAGCCGTGCTATCAGAACACCGACGATTACGCGTATCCGGTGAGCTTGTTGGTGGAGTCATGGGCGCAGGCGGCCGTGTTGCTGGCGTGCTGGGAGACACCGAATCCGGACGTGCTGGCCGGTAAGGTCGAGCTGGCCGCCGGGATCAAGAACGTGGACCTGCTCGAGCCGGTGTTCCCGGGTGAGGTGCTGGAACATCACGTACAGATCCTGCGTAACGTCGCAGACGCGGCGATCGTCGCGGGCAGCAGCTTCGTGGGCGGCCGTAAAGTCCTTGAGGTGGGCAGTTTCTCCGTGGCGTTGCGTGGTGTCGAGGTCTTGATGCGTCCTGGAGGTGACTGA
- a CDS encoding acyl-CoA dehydrogenase family protein, producing the protein MMSGGLPVNGLELRELRDLARAFCGKELVPNQERWASQRCVDARLWRAAGDTGLLCIGIPGRYGGGGGTFEHEMVLIEEQAMAGDTSWGVSAHGVVAHYVLAYGTEEQKRSWLPRMASGELVGAIAITEPAAGSDIQAVTTRAEPDGDGYRVNGSKTFVTNGTQAGLILVMAQTTGLSLLAVETAGVTGLRRGKALEKIGRHGQDTCELFFDDMPIPADAVLGGKPGLGLRQLIPFMSMERLHIAVAAVASMAASVDAAIQYAKQRKAFGRKLIRMQNTQFKLAECATEVAVARAFVAECVREQAAGELTMAKAAMAKLWATERLSTVVDDCLQVFGGYGYMSEYPVARAWTDARVARIFGGTSEIMKGIIAASL; encoded by the coding sequence ATGATGTCCGGGGGGTTGCCGGTGAACGGTCTCGAACTGCGGGAGTTACGCGATCTCGCGCGGGCGTTCTGTGGGAAGGAGTTGGTGCCCAATCAGGAGCGTTGGGCGTCGCAGAGGTGTGTCGATGCGCGGCTTTGGCGGGCCGCGGGTGATACGGGCCTGCTTTGTATCGGGATTCCCGGGCGGTACGGCGGTGGTGGCGGTACTTTCGAGCACGAGATGGTGTTGATCGAGGAACAGGCCATGGCCGGGGACACTTCGTGGGGTGTCAGTGCGCACGGCGTCGTCGCGCACTACGTACTGGCATACGGCACCGAGGAGCAGAAGCGGTCGTGGCTTCCCCGGATGGCGTCCGGCGAACTGGTCGGCGCGATCGCGATCACCGAGCCGGCCGCCGGTTCGGACATCCAGGCCGTCACCACCAGGGCGGAGCCCGACGGTGACGGCTACCGGGTCAACGGCTCGAAGACCTTCGTCACCAACGGCACCCAGGCCGGGCTGATCCTCGTCATGGCGCAGACCACGGGATTGTCTTTGCTGGCAGTCGAAACCGCCGGCGTGACCGGGCTTCGGCGGGGCAAAGCGCTTGAAAAGATCGGCAGGCACGGCCAGGACACGTGCGAGCTGTTCTTCGACGACATGCCGATCCCCGCCGACGCCGTGCTCGGTGGCAAGCCAGGGCTGGGACTGCGTCAGCTGATCCCGTTCATGTCGATGGAACGCCTGCACATCGCGGTCGCGGCGGTCGCGTCGATGGCCGCGTCGGTCGATGCGGCGATCCAGTACGCCAAGCAGCGAAAGGCGTTCGGGCGCAAGCTCATCCGCATGCAGAACACGCAGTTCAAGCTTGCCGAGTGTGCCACGGAGGTCGCGGTCGCCCGTGCGTTCGTGGCCGAGTGCGTCCGCGAACAGGCGGCGGGCGAGCTGACCATGGCCAAGGCCGCGATGGCCAAGCTGTGGGCGACCGAACGACTGTCCACAGTGGTTGACGACTGCCTGCAAGTGTTCGGCGGTTACGGCTACATGAGCGAATACCCGGTCGCCAGAGCATGGACCGACGCGCGGGTGGCTCGGATCTTCGGCGGCACCAGCGAGATCATGAAGGGGATCATTGCGGCCTCGCTGTAG
- a CDS encoding pyridoxal-phosphate dependent enzyme — protein sequence MICENLLDAIGNTPLVRLAIRGGPTCYAKLEIQNLFAMKDRVARNILLRAKQNGDLADGAPIVESSSGTMALGVALVGTLMGHPVHIVTDPRIDRMTLAKLESLGCEVHVVPKMDEHGWQGARLKRLAEIMVANPGAFWPKQYENPDNPAAYQTLADELIDDLGEIDVLVGSVGSGGSLCGTARALRERLPSIRVVGVDCVGSVLFGQPDWPQRLQSGLGNSMHPKNLDQGQIDEVHWLNDREAFEATVALAKEQKLFAGNTSGSVYRVMTHLAGHEPAGTTIVGIFPDRGDRYAETVHNQRYWAERGLPDQPLATRPRQVPPGTVVRSWAFSRLTDPDAARPVLAFVESNTSGTGMAAIGIAERLGYEPILLTDKPERYLGLPETGCRVLRCDTADPDALAAALDSQVPRRRISAVTTTSEFYLSTAARLAAGLGLHAERPEAIDCCRNKAELRARIDKAGLPQPMWVRVENALEVPAAVDKVGLPCVVKPIDESGSTGVVRCDTADQALAAVEAIHAVTVNVRGMPRAKGALIESYVDGPEYSVEMFAVDGRHELVALVRKSVVGEPNFVESRHIVPASVPEDVADQVADVVRDALRAAGLTRGASHTEVKVTETGPVIIEINPRLAGGMIPELIRLATGVNLLEQQLRQACGLPVTLPSGTTGFAGIQFLTTPDIGVLTEISGVQRAEAVPGVHQVTVTTEPGRHVAPPVDAYGRLGYVIATAPSREDLVDVLTTASTSIHFTVN from the coding sequence GTGATCTGTGAGAACCTGCTCGACGCCATCGGCAACACCCCGCTCGTACGGCTGGCGATTCGCGGCGGCCCCACCTGCTACGCCAAGCTGGAGATCCAGAACCTGTTCGCGATGAAGGACCGGGTGGCACGCAACATCCTGCTGCGCGCCAAGCAGAACGGTGACCTCGCCGACGGCGCGCCGATCGTGGAGAGTTCGTCCGGCACGATGGCACTGGGCGTGGCACTGGTCGGCACCCTGATGGGGCATCCCGTGCACATCGTCACCGACCCGAGAATCGACCGTATGACGTTGGCCAAACTGGAATCGCTGGGCTGCGAGGTCCACGTCGTGCCGAAGATGGACGAACACGGCTGGCAGGGAGCACGGCTCAAGCGACTCGCTGAGATCATGGTGGCCAACCCCGGCGCCTTCTGGCCGAAGCAGTACGAGAACCCTGACAACCCGGCGGCGTACCAGACGCTGGCCGATGAGCTGATCGACGACCTCGGCGAGATCGACGTCCTGGTCGGATCGGTCGGCAGCGGCGGATCGCTGTGCGGCACGGCACGGGCGCTGCGCGAGCGCCTGCCGAGTATCCGGGTGGTCGGCGTCGACTGCGTCGGCAGTGTCCTGTTCGGACAGCCGGACTGGCCGCAGCGGCTGCAGAGCGGGCTGGGTAACAGCATGCATCCGAAGAACCTCGACCAGGGTCAGATCGACGAGGTGCACTGGCTCAACGACCGCGAGGCCTTCGAGGCGACGGTGGCATTGGCCAAGGAGCAGAAGCTGTTCGCGGGTAACACGTCCGGCTCGGTGTACCGGGTGATGACGCACCTGGCCGGGCACGAGCCCGCCGGCACGACCATTGTCGGGATCTTCCCCGACCGCGGTGACCGGTACGCCGAGACCGTGCACAACCAGAGGTACTGGGCCGAACGCGGCCTGCCTGACCAGCCGTTGGCCACGCGACCCCGCCAGGTTCCGCCCGGCACCGTAGTACGCTCCTGGGCCTTTTCCCGGCTGACCGATCCCGACGCGGCTCGGCCGGTCCTCGCGTTCGTCGAGTCCAACACGTCCGGCACCGGGATGGCGGCGATCGGTATCGCCGAACGCCTCGGCTACGAGCCGATTCTCCTGACCGACAAGCCCGAACGGTACCTGGGACTGCCGGAGACCGGATGCAGGGTGCTGCGGTGCGACACCGCGGACCCCGATGCGCTGGCCGCGGCACTCGATTCTCAGGTGCCGCGCCGCCGGATCAGCGCGGTGACGACGACCAGCGAGTTCTACCTGTCCACCGCGGCGAGGCTGGCTGCCGGGCTGGGGCTGCACGCCGAACGGCCCGAGGCGATCGACTGCTGCCGCAACAAGGCTGAGCTGCGTGCTCGGATCGACAAGGCGGGGTTGCCGCAACCGATGTGGGTGCGGGTCGAGAACGCCCTGGAAGTGCCTGCCGCGGTGGACAAGGTGGGCCTGCCCTGCGTGGTGAAACCGATAGACGAGTCCGGCTCGACCGGCGTGGTCCGCTGCGACACGGCCGACCAGGCGCTGGCCGCGGTCGAGGCGATCCATGCTGTGACGGTGAACGTCCGCGGCATGCCGAGGGCGAAAGGTGCGCTGATCGAGTCCTACGTGGATGGTCCGGAGTACAGCGTCGAGATGTTCGCGGTGGACGGGCGACACGAACTGGTGGCCTTGGTCCGGAAATCGGTGGTGGGCGAGCCGAACTTCGTGGAGTCACGGCACATCGTTCCCGCGTCCGTGCCCGAGGACGTGGCCGACCAGGTCGCCGACGTGGTACGGGACGCTCTGCGGGCGGCCGGACTGACCAGGGGCGCGAGCCATACCGAGGTGAAGGTCACCGAGACCGGACCCGTCATCATCGAGATCAACCCCCGGCTCGCCGGCGGCATGATCCCGGAGCTGATCCGCCTGGCCACCGGCGTCAACCTGCTCGAACAGCAGCTCAGGCAAGCCTGCGGATTGCCTGTCACGCTGCCGTCCGGCACGACCGGCTTCGCCGGTATCCAGTTCCTGACAACGCCGGACATCGGGGTGCTCACCGAGATCTCCGGTGTTCAGCGCGCGGAGGCGGTGCCGGGCGTGCACCAGGTGACAGTGACGACCGAACCGGGACGCCATGTCGCGCCGCCGGTCGACGCGTACGGCCGCCTCGGGTACGTCATCGCGACCGCGCCCAGCCGGGAAGATCTCGTCGACGTGCTGACCACCGCGTCCACGTCGATCCATTTCACGGTGAACTGA